A single genomic interval of Koleobacter methoxysyntrophicus harbors:
- a CDS encoding flagellar basal body-associated FliL family protein, translating into MYKLKKGKSDYTGMIISALLVITVTIIFLFIKDFNVDPFQIKTKNGLIEKSRCLEDEYLTDLAGGGYIRIKVKVETQDRKLQEELSLRQKEIRSTILSIIRDKTREELSKPEGIEELRRSLNQQLNKMLNGGEDLKVFITEIVTY; encoded by the coding sequence ATGTATAAATTAAAAAAAGGAAAGAGTGACTATACGGGTATGATTATTTCTGCATTATTGGTTATAACAGTCACAATAATATTTCTATTTATTAAGGATTTTAATGTAGATCCCTTTCAAATCAAAACAAAAAATGGATTGATTGAAAAAAGTCGATGTCTGGAAGATGAGTATCTAACCGACCTGGCTGGCGGGGGTTATATCAGAATAAAGGTTAAAGTTGAAACCCAGGACAGAAAACTGCAGGAGGAGCTTTCTTTAAGGCAGAAAGAAATAAGAAGCACTATCCTGTCTATAATAAGGGATAAAACACGGGAAGAATTGTCCAAACCCGAAGGTATAGAGGAGCTCAGAAGAAGCTTGAATCAGCAGCTCAATAAAATGCTAAATGGCGGGGAAGACTTAAAGGTTTTTATAACAGAAATTGTAACGTATTAA
- a CDS encoding glycosyltransferase family 2 protein — protein sequence MDVKGLMELLLEEFNWGFVFLCITAVYGLFSIFYSISRYFFDVGKSRRNITFSIILIVRNQEDAIEGIIRSIARRGFLDGSEGILLNLVVVDDYSRDQTPEILRFLAREYKFLKVVRMEKIMEDKSPLEVGLSLCEGEVICILDVGIRIAPEKIADAISYIINKKMIKSKGDAENVKQPDFMHIKIKSRYLKEK from the coding sequence GTGGATGTAAAAGGTCTCATGGAGTTGCTTTTGGAAGAGTTCAATTGGGGCTTTGTTTTCTTATGTATAACTGCCGTCTACGGGTTGTTCAGTATATTCTATTCTATATCGAGATATTTTTTCGATGTTGGCAAATCCAGGAGGAATATAACCTTTAGCATAATCCTTATAGTAAGGAATCAGGAGGATGCCATAGAGGGGATAATAAGGTCTATTGCTAGAAGGGGCTTTTTAGACGGTAGTGAAGGGATACTTTTAAATCTGGTAGTTGTAGATGATTATTCCCGGGATCAAACCCCGGAAATTCTGCGGTTTTTGGCTAGGGAATATAAATTTCTCAAAGTTGTGAGGATGGAGAAAATAATGGAGGATAAATCACCTCTAGAAGTCGGTTTATCCCTATGTGAAGGAGAAGTTATATGTATACTGGATGTAGGGATAAGAATAGCCCCCGAGAAAATAGCTGATGCCATTTCTTATATAATTAACAAAAAAATGATAAAATCTAAAGGAGATGCGGAAAATGTAAAGCAGCCCGATTTTATGCATATTAAGATCAAATCTAGATATCTGAAGGAGAAATAG
- a CDS encoding GGDEF domain-containing protein, which yields MKSTKRQIDGGIILILIIFAVLVTFIFIEYQQLPIEIYFLFALNTLLIVFAYSLGLVAGLIGSMAAVFCYGTYLVYGAVVKGLMMEVNYQQVMWLFLFPLSSYISGRLSLAIKETIEKSEKYIKDMEELVLLDKETGFSNSKKFYLDLSEEISKSKRYGTPLSIMLIKLQYFDELRSIYGNEVCSNAVINISRKITELSRDIDKKARLEADKFALILSNTDEKGALVLKERLVKFLENLEISDEEDRRKLNLSFKIGIAQLEDKEEDAIAFKERAERELEYDVR from the coding sequence ATGAAAAGTACTAAAAGACAAATAGACGGAGGGATAATATTAATCCTTATAATCTTTGCTGTTTTAGTTACTTTCATATTTATTGAATACCAGCAGTTGCCAATTGAAATATATTTCCTTTTTGCTCTGAATACCTTATTGATTGTTTTTGCGTATTCTTTAGGCCTTGTAGCCGGGCTTATAGGGAGCATGGCCGCAGTTTTTTGCTACGGTACCTATTTAGTATACGGTGCAGTTGTAAAGGGGCTGATGATGGAAGTAAATTATCAGCAGGTCATGTGGCTGTTCCTTTTCCCTTTGAGTTCATACATTTCCGGCAGGCTTTCTTTAGCAATAAAGGAAACAATAGAAAAATCAGAGAAGTATATAAAAGACATGGAAGAACTTGTGCTTTTAGACAAGGAAACCGGTTTTAGCAATTCAAAGAAGTTTTACCTTGACCTTTCTGAGGAGATAAGCAAATCTAAGAGATACGGGACGCCCCTCAGCATAATGCTTATTAAACTGCAGTATTTTGATGAGCTAAGGTCAATTTATGGAAATGAGGTATGTAGTAATGCCGTTATCAACATAAGCAGAAAGATAACGGAGCTTTCAAGGGATATCGATAAAAAAGCGAGACTTGAGGCGGATAAATTCGCACTTATACTGTCAAATACCGATGAGAAAGGGGCACTGGTCCTTAAAGAAAGATTGGTGAAATTCTTAGAGAATTTAGAAATAAGCGATGAGGAGGATAGAAGAAAGCTGAATTTAAGTTTTAAAATTGGGATTGCACAGTTGGAAGATAAGGAAGAGGATGCTATTGCCTTTAAAGAAAGAGCCGAAAGGGAATTGGAGTATGATGTAAGATGA
- a CDS encoding polysaccharide deacetylase family protein — translation MKRTAFLMFLFITIIMAILTGSSFAVTYGETRKRVLVVYDNPNLLNRDYSGLANDFSVILSEQLGHFNTEVEVVMENEYKEGMLEGYQYIFYLSLREKYSVNQVLLQDIANTARTVIWYGGGIEELLNANKNIPLKFRGRSKTYHLVEYNKETFNLGQNAGINLLVEPLSEEVITYGRVSDGKGVYPLIANWKNYWFMSGLDTSGVKYLVFSDVLHEIFGEYHSEYRKVYLRIEDVSPLRSPKNLMEIADYLYSKKIPFIIALIPAYINPETGVEVSITDKPEVVKAVGYMVERGGTVVLHGYTHQHYKEETGEGFEFWDAFEDRPLNVNYADYVRERVLKGIEICRENGLYPLAFEPPHYAMAQDGYRELKKYFSTVIGQLQTTDRRFITASLPYEIRNTKRFNRFLPESLGYVAEDGSFGVNEILKNAGKMLLVRDAVTGVFFHSFMDKAYLKQIVEGLESMGYVFADLEKEDNWVKIGDYNIRSTAKGDIIYEGPLLKKEKIKSGIKEEEKNPHFTEV, via the coding sequence ATGAAAAGAACAGCCTTTCTAATGTTTTTATTTATCACTATAATAATGGCTATATTAACGGGTTCGAGCTTTGCCGTCACTTACGGCGAAACCCGAAAACGGGTGCTGGTGGTATACGATAACCCTAATTTACTAAACAGGGATTATTCCGGGCTTGCTAACGATTTTTCCGTAATACTCTCGGAACAGCTGGGCCATTTCAATACAGAAGTAGAAGTAGTAATGGAAAATGAATACAAAGAGGGAATGCTGGAAGGCTACCAGTATATATTTTATCTGTCTTTGAGAGAAAAATATTCCGTTAACCAAGTGCTTCTGCAGGATATTGCCAATACTGCCAGGACAGTGATCTGGTATGGAGGAGGAATAGAGGAGCTTTTAAATGCCAATAAAAATATCCCTTTAAAATTCCGCGGCAGGTCAAAGACCTATCATCTTGTTGAGTATAATAAAGAAACTTTTAACTTGGGTCAAAATGCAGGAATAAACCTGCTGGTAGAGCCTTTAAGTGAAGAAGTGATTACCTACGGTAGGGTCAGCGACGGCAAAGGGGTTTACCCATTAATAGCTAACTGGAAGAATTATTGGTTCATGTCAGGGCTGGATACTTCTGGAGTAAAGTACCTTGTATTTAGTGATGTGCTGCATGAAATTTTCGGGGAATACCACAGCGAATACAGGAAGGTATATCTGAGAATAGAGGATGTCAGCCCTCTTAGATCGCCGAAAAACCTTATGGAAATAGCCGATTACCTCTACAGTAAAAAAATACCTTTTATTATTGCACTGATTCCGGCTTATATCAACCCCGAGACCGGTGTCGAAGTATCTATTACAGACAAACCGGAGGTCGTTAAGGCTGTTGGATATATGGTAGAACGGGGTGGAACCGTAGTACTGCACGGCTACACCCATCAGCACTACAAAGAAGAGACAGGGGAAGGGTTTGAATTTTGGGATGCCTTTGAAGACAGGCCCCTTAATGTAAACTATGCTGATTATGTTAGGGAAAGGGTTTTAAAAGGCATAGAGATTTGCCGCGAAAACGGCCTGTACCCCCTGGCTTTTGAACCGCCCCATTATGCCATGGCCCAGGATGGCTACAGGGAACTGAAGAAATATTTCTCTACGGTGATCGGTCAACTGCAGACTACTGACAGGAGATTTATCACTGCGTCGCTGCCGTACGAGATAAGAAATACTAAACGCTTTAACCGATTTCTGCCGGAATCCCTTGGATATGTGGCTGAAGACGGTAGTTTCGGTGTGAATGAGATCTTAAAAAATGCGGGGAAAATGCTTTTAGTAAGGGATGCCGTTACCGGGGTTTTCTTTCATTCTTTTATGGATAAGGCATATCTGAAACAGATTGTGGAAGGGCTTGAATCTATGGGATATGTCTTTGCGGATTTAGAGAAAGAAGACAATTGGGTAAAGATAGGGGATTACAATATAAGGAGCACCGCCAAAGGTGATATAATATATGAGGGCCCTTTATTGAAAAAGGAAAAAATAAAATCAGGGATTAAAGAGGAGGAAAAAAATCCGCATTTCACAGAAGTATAG
- a CDS encoding ECF transporter S component, whose amino-acid sequence MTGKTGHEDLFPVRKPVRDSCFFIFERRDSMMTLRKTILGGFFIGLGIVLPMAFHLVNLGRVFLPMHIPVLMSGFFCGPIIGLIVGFITPLLSGLLTGMPPFMPPTAQGMMVELAAYGFLTGFFHHQLKLNNIVSLLGAMFLGRVVYGLFGALVFPLFGLKGISPIYPITAGLITGLPGIALQLIIIPTTLYFVERGLKTKRLES is encoded by the coding sequence ATGACAGGGAAAACAGGTCACGAAGACCTTTTTCCGGTTCGAAAACCGGTAAGGGATTCGTGTTTTTTTATTTTTGAAAGGAGAGATTCAATGATGACACTTAGAAAAACAATTTTAGGCGGGTTCTTTATAGGTTTGGGGATCGTGCTGCCGATGGCCTTCCACCTTGTGAACTTGGGAAGAGTGTTTTTGCCGATGCATATACCGGTTTTGATGTCAGGCTTCTTTTGTGGACCTATCATCGGATTGATCGTTGGATTTATAACTCCCCTTTTAAGCGGTTTACTGACAGGGATGCCTCCATTTATGCCTCCAACTGCCCAGGGGATGATGGTTGAACTGGCCGCTTACGGCTTTCTGACCGGTTTTTTTCATCACCAGCTAAAACTGAACAACATTGTTTCACTATTAGGTGCAATGTTTTTAGGGAGGGTAGTTTACGGCCTATTTGGGGCTTTAGTATTCCCGCTGTTTGGATTAAAGGGCATTTCTCCAATTTATCCTATAACTGCCGGTCTTATTACAGGTCTACCCGGTATTGCCCTCCAGTTAATCATTATTCCCACCACCCTTTATTTTGTAGAAAGAGGGTTAAAAACAAAGAGATTGGAATCCTGA
- a CDS encoding response regulator, with product MSPQVLIVEDSAFMRANLKKILTSIGLEQIYEAENGIKAVEKYQRIKPDLVIMDITMPEMDGISAVKQIKALDPNARIIMCSAMGQQALIIEAIQAGARDFVVKPFNETRLIEAVKKGLN from the coding sequence ATGAGCCCGCAGGTGCTTATTGTCGAAGATTCAGCTTTTATGAGAGCTAATTTGAAAAAGATTTTGACTTCAATAGGGCTTGAACAGATCTATGAAGCCGAAAACGGTATTAAGGCTGTAGAAAAATATCAGAGGATTAAACCTGACCTTGTGATAATGGATATAACGATGCCTGAAATGGATGGAATCAGTGCGGTTAAACAAATAAAAGCCCTGGACCCCAATGCCAGAATAATAATGTGCTCTGCTATGGGCCAGCAAGCCCTTATAATTGAGGCTATTCAGGCAGGGGCCAGGGATTTTGTGGTAAAACCCTTTAATGAGACTAGATTAATAGAAGCTGTAAAGAAAGGATTAAATTAA
- a CDS encoding ATP-dependent RecD-like DNA helicase — translation MYEIEGIVERITYFNEETNYTVAKIQRKNTDYLTTIVGNFPVLNIGETLRLKGRWVNHSDYGTQFMVESYEITVPATLNGIEKYLGSGLIKGIGPKTAKKIVGHFGLDTLNIIQYNPERLTEIEGIGEKKVRDIVKAFEEQKDIQEVMMFLQANGVSPTYAVKIYKEYKDKTIEYIKENPYRLADDIFGIGFKTADKIAQKLGIEPTSKYRVSSGIKYVLSQFSNDGHTYVPLDDLINKGCEILEVTPGLIEEALSGLVKKEMVFVQEFDSPKGSKGIYLAPFYYAEKGISERICKLASLPAKELKVDIEKEIRAIERESGVKLGKGQREALEKLKDNNVLVITGGPGTGKTTTIKSIIRLLEKQNMKVVLAAPTGRAAKRMTETSGREAKTIHRLLEYSFVQGEGMHFQKNEDKPLDADAVIVDEVSMVDLILMYNLMKAVKYGTRLILVGDVDQLPSVGAGNVLKDIIESGAVEVVHLKEIFRQARESMIVVNAHRINRGEFPILNVRGKDFFFEKKDDPQEIMETIIQLCSYRLPKFKGYNPIDDIQVLTPMRRTPIGVNVLNDELQKVLNPPSHKKEERRFGGTVFREGDKVMQIKNNYTKEVFNGDIGRIVRIDNEEGEILVRFPDVGADRDVVYEVHELEELVLSYAVSVHKSQGSEYPVVVMPVSTQHYLMLQRNLLYTAVTRAKEMVVLVGTKKALAIAVKNNKVAERYSYLAQRIREAFTSF, via the coding sequence ATGTACGAAATAGAGGGAATCGTGGAAAGGATTACATATTTTAATGAGGAGACAAATTATACCGTTGCAAAAATACAGAGGAAAAATACGGACTATCTCACCACAATTGTGGGTAATTTCCCTGTGTTGAATATAGGGGAAACCTTAAGGTTAAAAGGCAGATGGGTAAACCATTCCGATTATGGCACCCAATTCATGGTCGAGTCTTATGAAATAACGGTGCCTGCAACCCTGAACGGTATAGAAAAGTATCTGGGTTCGGGTCTGATTAAAGGAATAGGGCCAAAGACTGCTAAAAAAATAGTGGGGCATTTTGGTCTGGATACCCTGAATATAATCCAGTACAACCCGGAAAGGCTGACGGAAATCGAAGGTATAGGTGAGAAAAAGGTCAGGGACATAGTGAAGGCCTTTGAAGAACAAAAGGATATTCAGGAAGTGATGATGTTCTTACAGGCGAATGGTGTAAGCCCTACATATGCCGTTAAGATCTACAAGGAGTACAAAGATAAAACCATAGAATATATAAAAGAAAACCCTTACCGCCTTGCCGACGACATATTCGGGATAGGGTTTAAAACCGCTGATAAGATCGCTCAGAAGCTGGGTATAGAACCTACTTCGAAATACCGGGTTTCTTCAGGAATTAAGTATGTTCTGAGCCAGTTTTCCAATGATGGCCACACTTATGTGCCGCTTGATGATTTGATAAATAAAGGATGTGAAATCCTGGAGGTTACTCCCGGGTTGATAGAGGAAGCCCTCAGCGGCCTCGTAAAAAAAGAAATGGTTTTTGTACAGGAATTCGATTCCCCTAAAGGGAGTAAAGGAATATACCTAGCCCCTTTCTATTATGCGGAAAAGGGAATCAGTGAGAGGATCTGCAAGCTGGCAAGTCTGCCGGCTAAAGAACTGAAGGTTGATATAGAGAAAGAAATAAGGGCTATAGAGAGAGAATCAGGGGTAAAGCTGGGAAAAGGGCAGAGGGAGGCCCTGGAGAAATTAAAGGATAATAATGTCCTGGTCATAACAGGAGGACCGGGTACGGGGAAAACTACAACAATAAAGAGCATTATAAGGCTTTTAGAAAAACAGAACATGAAGGTTGTACTGGCGGCTCCCACAGGAAGAGCCGCTAAGAGAATGACTGAAACTTCCGGCAGGGAAGCCAAAACCATACACCGACTTTTAGAATATTCCTTTGTACAGGGAGAAGGAATGCATTTTCAGAAGAATGAGGATAAACCCCTTGATGCTGATGCCGTTATAGTGGACGAGGTTTCTATGGTTGACCTCATTCTTATGTATAACCTCATGAAAGCGGTAAAGTACGGCACCAGGCTGATACTTGTGGGGGACGTGGACCAGTTACCTTCTGTCGGCGCGGGTAATGTGCTGAAGGATATTATAGAAAGCGGTGCTGTTGAAGTAGTCCATTTAAAGGAAATTTTTAGACAGGCCAGAGAAAGCATGATAGTGGTAAATGCCCACAGGATAAATAGAGGGGAATTTCCAATCCTTAATGTAAGGGGTAAGGATTTCTTTTTTGAAAAAAAGGATGACCCCCAGGAGATAATGGAAACTATAATTCAACTGTGTTCATACCGGTTACCCAAATTTAAGGGTTATAACCCTATAGACGATATACAGGTGTTGACACCAATGCGGCGGACCCCTATCGGGGTTAATGTATTAAACGATGAACTCCAAAAGGTCCTTAACCCCCCTTCACACAAAAAGGAGGAAAGAAGGTTCGGAGGGACGGTATTCAGGGAAGGGGATAAGGTAATGCAGATAAAAAACAACTACACGAAAGAGGTTTTCAACGGAGATATAGGGAGGATAGTAAGAATTGACAATGAAGAAGGGGAAATACTGGTGAGGTTTCCCGATGTGGGCGCTGACAGGGATGTAGTTTATGAAGTTCACGAACTGGAGGAACTGGTTCTTTCTTATGCTGTATCCGTCCACAAAAGCCAGGGCAGTGAATACCCTGTGGTGGTCATGCCCGTTTCTACCCAGCATTACCTTATGCTCCAGCGCAATCTGCTGTACACGGCAGTAACCAGGGCAAAGGAAATGGTTGTTCTGGTCGGGACCAAAAAAGCCCTTGCCATAGCGGTTAAAAACAATAAAGTTGCTGAAAGGTATTCATATCTTGCCCAGAGAATAAGGGAGGCTTTTACCAGTTTTTAA
- a CDS encoding DUF3842 family protein translates to MNIGVIDGMGGGLGSQIIESLKKEIDDSVKIIALGVNSGATMNMIRAGAHKGATGENAIKVSVGDLDIITGPLGIIIPNSMMGEITPGVAEAVASCRGKKFLLCINQPHVELIDVENKPVSVLIKELVQRIKDYIKSKTC, encoded by the coding sequence GTGAACATAGGGGTTATCGACGGTATGGGAGGCGGTCTCGGAAGCCAGATAATTGAAAGCTTAAAGAAAGAAATAGATGATTCCGTGAAGATCATTGCCCTGGGGGTGAATTCGGGGGCAACTATGAATATGATCAGGGCCGGAGCCCATAAGGGAGCAACGGGTGAAAATGCCATAAAAGTTTCGGTTGGGGATCTTGATATAATAACAGGGCCCCTTGGGATAATAATCCCGAATTCTATGATGGGGGAAATAACCCCGGGAGTGGCTGAAGCCGTAGCATCCTGCAGAGGGAAGAAATTCCTTCTCTGTATAAACCAGCCCCATGTTGAGCTGATAGATGTGGAGAATAAACCGGTATCGGTGCTGATTAAGGAGCTGGTTCAACGTATAAAGGATTATATAAAATCTAAAACATGCTAG
- a CDS encoding glycosyl hydrolase family 18 protein has translation MKKILITSLIIYLLIIAGIIFLRANMTFFPYSQKTLVIEDSVFQEMDPFITEMGEVLVRFDIIKKEIDPYIFWDEKVQKVTITTRDKTIRLKTDSLRAMVNTKPVWIKIPVKIHREKPYIPIEFLAEFFGIRVTKFPDRNTVVIDFLEKERQVAEISKKQPLKAYPSPLSFNYKVLETGEKVCVYGNKGEWYLVRTDEGILGYIKKPRNIKTVVYGKPDFDNSIPAPWKPARGKINMVWDYIGGKTPDMSGISIKGLDVISPTWFSLVDEEGNIDNKGDINYVRWAHNNGYKVWALIDNSFNPDITSTVLNNTELREKVINQILVYAGLYNLDGINIDFENVYLEDRDALTQFVRELAPILREQGLVISIDVTVKSLSENWSLCYDRKNLGQAVDYMILMAYDEHWAGSPVSGSVASIGWVERGIRSLLEEVPAHKVILGLPFYTREWQERLLEGGKLEVKSKALSMASAQQHIRENKADVVWKEEYGQHFATYTKGEYTFKVWLEDERSIDLKSSLIKKYNLAGAASWRRGFEEPEIWEVLYNNLEKFNFNTAQ, from the coding sequence ATGAAGAAGATACTTATAACAAGTTTGATTATATATCTTTTAATTATTGCGGGAATAATCTTTTTAAGGGCTAATATGACCTTCTTCCCTTATTCACAGAAAACCCTGGTAATTGAAGACAGTGTTTTTCAGGAAATGGACCCTTTTATAACAGAAATGGGAGAAGTCCTGGTAAGGTTTGATATCATAAAAAAGGAAATAGACCCTTATATTTTCTGGGATGAAAAGGTTCAGAAGGTAACCATTACCACCAGGGATAAAACCATACGCCTAAAAACCGACAGTCTGAGGGCCATGGTCAATACAAAACCCGTCTGGATTAAAATCCCGGTAAAAATCCACCGAGAAAAGCCATATATACCTATCGAATTCCTGGCCGAATTCTTCGGAATCAGGGTTACTAAATTCCCGGACAGAAATACCGTTGTAATTGACTTTTTGGAGAAAGAGAGACAGGTAGCAGAAATCTCGAAAAAACAGCCATTAAAAGCTTATCCTTCCCCTCTCTCTTTTAACTATAAGGTGCTGGAAACGGGCGAAAAGGTATGTGTATACGGCAATAAAGGGGAATGGTATCTGGTGAGGACTGATGAAGGTATTCTGGGATATATTAAAAAACCCCGGAATATTAAAACAGTTGTATACGGAAAACCGGATTTTGATAACAGCATACCTGCCCCATGGAAACCCGCAAGGGGAAAAATCAATATGGTATGGGACTATATAGGAGGGAAGACCCCCGATATGTCGGGGATTAGCATAAAAGGCCTTGATGTTATATCCCCGACCTGGTTTTCCCTGGTAGATGAAGAAGGTAATATTGATAATAAAGGGGATATAAATTATGTAAGATGGGCCCATAATAACGGCTACAAAGTATGGGCTCTGATTGACAACAGTTTTAATCCCGATATTACCAGTACCGTCCTGAACAATACGGAATTAAGGGAAAAGGTTATAAATCAGATTCTGGTATATGCGGGTTTGTACAATCTGGATGGAATAAATATCGATTTTGAAAATGTCTATTTAGAGGATAGGGATGCATTAACCCAGTTTGTCAGGGAATTGGCTCCCATATTAAGGGAACAGGGGCTGGTCATATCCATAGATGTAACTGTCAAATCTTTAAGTGAAAACTGGTCTCTGTGTTATGACAGAAAAAACCTCGGTCAGGCAGTGGATTACATGATTCTTATGGCATATGATGAACACTGGGCCGGCAGCCCTGTCAGCGGTTCTGTAGCTTCTATCGGATGGGTAGAAAGGGGTATAAGGTCACTGCTGGAAGAGGTACCCGCCCACAAGGTTATCCTCGGACTCCCCTTTTATACAAGGGAATGGCAGGAAAGGCTTTTAGAAGGAGGAAAACTGGAAGTTAAATCCAAAGCCCTATCCATGGCTTCAGCACAGCAGCATATCAGAGAAAATAAGGCAGACGTAGTCTGGAAGGAAGAATACGGCCAGCACTTTGCAACCTATACAAAGGGCGAATATACCTTTAAAGTATGGCTTGAGGATGAAAGGTCTATAGATTTAAAATCCTCTCTGATTAAAAAATACAACCTGGCGGGGGCAGCATCATGGAGGAGGGGATTCGAAGAACCTGAAATCTGGGAGGTGCTTTACAACAACCTCGAAAAGTTTAATTTTAATACTGCTCAATAA
- a CDS encoding glycosyl hydrolase family 8, with protein sequence MKKIKNLTLLIMLITVFTITSCTPEKTEMEGSVPLHEGKTAETKRLLYREELLLGFVMREMMSPYGGIYTNYDKDGVFEYGVRGWEVLSESVGLMMYYAVIRENKEVFDAQYRFLTERMMTKEGFIPWKVNEDGTPTSSSSAAIDDIRIAYSLIKAHQLWKDSRYLQTAKKIAYNLVKYGVYKNYLVDFYDWEFGTKGSSVKLSCIDIVGLKALASYQPGLLRVADTGLDLLRKSLYSPQYPFRRILYDIEKKTFKNESAVNMIDTLYVSIHLSEAGIKQRKMLDWMRKEIGERGKIYGRYHPSKGEPAVNFESAAVYALGVQLSIKEGDRELADILMERLLTLQDTRENAPTYGGFVDPFEGDGHSFDNLQALIAMALLHNREGKR encoded by the coding sequence GTGAAAAAGATAAAAAACCTTACCCTGTTAATAATGTTAATTACCGTTTTTACTATAACATCGTGCACCCCGGAAAAAACGGAAATGGAGGGGTCAGTGCCTCTGCACGAGGGAAAAACAGCTGAAACAAAAAGGCTTTTATACCGGGAGGAACTGCTGCTGGGTTTTGTTATGAGGGAGATGATGTCACCTTATGGCGGTATATATACGAATTATGATAAGGACGGGGTGTTTGAATACGGTGTCAGAGGTTGGGAAGTGCTCTCCGAATCTGTAGGTTTAATGATGTATTATGCTGTGATTAGAGAAAATAAAGAGGTGTTCGATGCACAGTACAGGTTCCTTACTGAAAGGATGATGACAAAAGAGGGGTTTATTCCCTGGAAGGTTAATGAAGATGGGACACCGACTTCTTCAAGCAGTGCGGCGATTGATGATATCAGAATAGCGTATTCCCTCATTAAAGCACATCAATTGTGGAAAGACAGCAGGTATCTGCAAACTGCCAAAAAAATTGCTTACAATTTAGTAAAATATGGAGTATATAAAAACTATTTGGTCGATTTTTATGACTGGGAATTTGGAACAAAGGGAAGTAGTGTTAAGCTTTCATGTATAGATATTGTAGGATTAAAGGCCCTTGCCTCGTACCAACCGGGTTTGCTGAGGGTAGCGGATACGGGTTTGGATCTGCTGAGAAAATCACTTTATTCTCCGCAGTATCCGTTTCGCAGGATACTGTATGACATTGAAAAAAAGACCTTTAAGAACGAATCTGCAGTAAACATGATCGATACATTATATGTTTCAATCCACTTATCGGAAGCCGGAATAAAACAAAGGAAGATGCTGGATTGGATGAGGAAGGAAATAGGTGAAAGGGGTAAAATATACGGGCGGTACCATCCGAGCAAAGGGGAGCCGGCAGTAAATTTCGAATCTGCGGCAGTTTATGCTTTAGGGGTGCAGCTTTCAATAAAAGAAGGGGATAGGGAACTGGCAGACATCCTCATGGAAAGGCTCTTAACCCTTCAGGATACGCGTGAAAACGCTCCGACCTATGGTGGTTTTGTTGACCCGTTCGAGGGTGACGGCCATTCCTTTGATAATCTGCAGGCCCTTATTGCTATGGCTTTACTGCATAATAGAGAGGGGAAGCGGTGA
- a CDS encoding response regulator, whose translation MNEIRVLIADDHALMRQGLKKILEMEKDITVVGEAVDGSDALEKAKALQPQVVLMDINMPGVNGVEAIRAFKKEGLNCGIIILTIHDDPEYLFEGIKAGAMGFVLKDVEPDSLINAVRAVSRGESYIQPNMTKELISEFNRLSEKNARKDDDHLTKREREVLTHIANGLSNSEIAEKLVISEKTVKNHVSSILRKLNVMDRTQAAIYAIKNKLI comes from the coding sequence ATGAATGAAATACGGGTACTTATTGCCGATGACCATGCTTTAATGAGGCAGGGCTTGAAGAAGATCCTTGAGATGGAAAAGGATATTACCGTTGTCGGAGAGGCCGTTGATGGATCAGATGCTCTGGAAAAGGCAAAGGCCTTACAGCCCCAGGTAGTTTTGATGGATATAAACATGCCCGGGGTTAACGGCGTGGAGGCTATAAGGGCTTTCAAAAAAGAGGGGCTTAACTGCGGTATTATTATTTTGACTATTCACGATGACCCTGAATATCTGTTTGAAGGGATCAAGGCAGGGGCAATGGGTTTTGTTTTAAAGGATGTGGAACCGGACAGTTTGATTAATGCCGTAAGGGCTGTTAGTCGCGGTGAGTCCTATATACAGCCCAACATGACAAAAGAGCTTATCTCGGAATTCAACCGCCTTTCAGAGAAAAATGCCAGAAAAGATGATGACCATTTAACAAAGAGGGAAAGGGAGGTTTTAACCCATATAGCCAACGGTCTTTCCAACAGTGAAATAGCAGAAAAACTTGTGATCAGCGAGAAAACCGTAAAAAATCATGTCAGCAGCATTCTGAGGAAACTGAATGTTATGGATAGAACCCAAGCTGCAATTTATGCAATAAAGAATAAACTGATTTGA